A stretch of Apis cerana isolate GH-2021 linkage group LG1, AcerK_1.0, whole genome shotgun sequence DNA encodes these proteins:
- the LOC108004267 gene encoding F-box only protein 28 yields MLQLINLPDIVLETILSNLTYDEISRYRIVCKQFDRICKKLLNRGFNLMEKYHAQCLRAVKSQLPRRESERRSHPLARHCDILTAIETRISMLSMTFIKYVDLNLCCFIPGKVIDEIFRVLRLIRDSKTPPRAHEILQELRDISSMAMEHFDEKILPDLRHSICTSVVSNVGPYELPSGSLMISHHTTNSNNATLPHNFSSEKLNQTFKKIYCRTKMNKLSVLSMKGQISRMKLRIKRQSFQMRLQTLKLQEQAKKIHDQDTQLAEMRKHLEEWEQKMVDLTAELSRAREETQKPDSIETCKRKHIDMINQRETDSLQTKELQAKKRKLIVERITSNDAKDVKFKKFMTDLLAGNTIEAYPSTSH; encoded by the exons ATGTTGCAACTAATAAATCTTCCAGATATTGTTTTAGAGACAATTTTGTCTAACCTTACATACGATGAAATTTCTCGATATAGAAtt GTTTGTAAACAATTTGATCGAATatgtaaaaagttattaaaccgaggttttaatttaatggaaaaatatcacgCACAATGTTTGCGTGCAGTAAAAAGTCAATTACCACGAAGGGAATCAGAAAGAAGAAGTCATCCTTTAGCACGTCATTGTGATATATTAACAGCAATTGAAACAAGAATATCTATGTTATCTatgacttttataaaatatgtggaTCTTAATTTATGCTGTTTTATTCCTGGAAAG gtaattgatgaaatttttcgagtTCTTCGTTTGATTCGAGATTCTAAAACTCCACCTAGAGCTCATGAAATACTTCAAGAATTAAGAGATATTAGTAGTATGGCTATGGaacattttgatgaaaaaattttaccagATTTGAGACATAGTATTTGTACTTCAGTTGTTAGTAATGTAGGTCCTTATGAATTGCCAAGTGGAAGTTTAATGATTTCTCATCATACTACAAATTCAAACAATGCAACACTGCCACATAATTTTAGTtcagaaaaattgaatcaaacttttaaaaaaatttattgtcgtactaaaatgaataaattatctgTTCTATCTATGAAAGGTCAAATTAGTAGAATGAAACTTCGAATAAAAAGACAAAGTTTTCAAATGAGATTGCaaactttaaaattgcaagaacaagcaaaaaaaatacatgatcAAGATACACAATTAGCAGAAATGAGAAAACATCTTGAAGAATGGGAACAAAAAATGGTTGATTTAACAGCTGAACTAAGTCGTGCTAGAGAAGAAACTCAGAAACCTGATTCTATAGAAACTTGTAAAAGAAAACATATAGATATGATTAATCAAAGAGAAACTGATTCATTACAAACAAAAGAACTACAAGCAAAAAAACGTAAATTAATAGTAGAAAGAATAACATCCAATGATGCAAAAGatgtcaaatttaaaaaatttatgactgATCTTCTTGCAGGTAATACTATAGAAGCATATCCCTCAACTTCACATTAA
- the LOC108004265 gene encoding importin-7, with translation MDVRKVTELLRATIDPEQQKQAEEQLNQIHKIIGFAPTLLQVLMTAEEMSVRQAGVIYLKNLITTNWADRENENGSVKFTIHEQDRAMIRDAIVDALVHAPELIRVQLAVCVNNIVKHDFPGRWTQIVDKITIYLQNSDASCWPGVLLALHQLVKNFEYKKAEERGPLNEAMNLLFPMIYQLILRLLPDSSEQSVLLQKQILKIFFALTQYTLPLDLISKEVFSQWMDVVRQVADRPVPPETNNPDLDDDERAELPWWKCKKWALHILRRMFERYGSPGNVTQEYKEFSRWYLRTFSGGILEVLLKILDQYRRKIYVSPRVIQQSINYINQGVSHAYSWKFLKPHMFEIIRDVLFPILSYSAADEELWNNNPYEYIRVKFDIFEDFVSPVTAAQTLLYSACKKRKDMLQETMQFCMEVLTSPNADPRQKDGALHMVGSLADVLLKKKVYKEQMDKMLLQYVFPEFNSPHGHMRARACWVLHYFSEIKFKQEQILVEAVRLTTNALLTDQDLPVKVEAAIALQMLLSAQEKAQKYVEPLIKPITLELLAIVRETENDDLTTVIQKIVYTYSEQLMPIAVEICQHLAATFSQVLETDEGSDEKAITAMGLLNTIETLLSVMENQPQIMARLQPTVLQVVAHIFGESVMEFYEEALSLVYDLTGKTISGDMWKVLELMYQLFQKDGFEYFTDMMPALHNYITVDSPAFLSNENHILAMFNMCKAVLTGDAGEDPECHAAKLLEVIILQCKGHIDQCIPSFVQLVLERLMREVKTSELRTMCLQVVIAALYYNPALCLETMDRLQGNFRQSTEPIASHFIKQWIHDTDCFLGLHDRKLCVLGLCTLISMGPARPPAVNECAQQIIPSLILLFDGLKRAYAAKASDTDDEENEEDDSDIDEEVLSSDEDEIDDASQEYLEKLQEKVTRSSTQHGFNVSTSIQDGHGDHRSDDDGDDSEYDANEETPLECYATPLDSDDMNQDEYVVFKEVMQNIERTDTVWYRALTGHLTAEQQKALQEIILLADQRKAALESKRIEQSGGYAFHSQTVPTSFNFGGTLLSR, from the exons ATGGATGTACGAAAAGTAACAGAATTATTACGAGCCACGATCGACCCAGAGCAACAAAAGCAAGCTGAAGAGCAGCTAAATCAG attCACAAAATTATTGGTTTTGCACCAACATTGCTTCAAGTACTAATGACTGCAGAAGAAATGTCTGTACGACAAGCTg gtGTTATATacttgaagaatttaattacaacAAATTGGGCAGacagagaaaatgaaaatgggtCAGTTAAGTTTACTATTCATGAACAAGATCGTGCAATGATTCGTGATGCAATTGTTGATGCTCTTGTACACGCACCAGAACTTATTag agTACAATTGGCTGTTTgtgttaataatatagtaaaacaTGATTTTCCTGGGAGATGGACACAAATAGTAGACAAAATcacaatatatttacaaaattcagaTGCTTCTTGCTGGCCAGGTGTTCTTCTTGCACTTCATCaacttgttaaaaattttga atataaaaaggcAGAAGAAAGAGGACCATTAAATGAAGCAATGAATCTTTTGTTTCCTATGATTTATCAGTTGATATTACGGCTTTTACCAGATTCTTCAGAACAATCAGTATTGCTACAAAagcagatattaaaaatattttttgctctTACACAG TATACACTTCCCTTAGATTTGATTTCAAAAGAAGTTTTTTCACAATGGATGGATGTAGTACGACAAGTAGCTGATAGACCAGTTCCACCTGAGACTAATAATCCAGATTTGGATGATGACGAACGAGCAGAATTGCCATGGTGGAAATGTAAGAAATGGGCTCTTCATATTTTACGCAGAATGTTTGAAAGATATGGAAGTCCTGGAAATGTGACTCAAGAGTACAAGGAGTTTTCTAGATGGTACTTGAGAACTTTTAGTGGTGGAATACTTGAAgtccttttaaaaattttagatcagtatcgaagaaaaatatacgtatcaCCTAGAGTAATTcaacaatcaattaattatattaatcaagg AGTAAGTCACGCatattcgtggaaatttttaaagccacatatgtttgaaataattcgCGATGTACTTTTTCCAATACTCTCATATTCCGCTGCAGATGAAGAACTTTGGAATAACAAtccatatgaatatattagagTGAAATTTG acatatttgaagattttgtATCTCCAGTAACTGCTGCACAgactttattatattctgcGTGTAAGAAACGTAAGGATATGCTTCAGGAAACTATGCAATTCTGTATGGAAGTTCTAACCAGTCCAAATGCAGATCCTAGACAAAAAGATGGTGCATTGCATATg gttgGAAGTTTAGCTGATGtactattaaagaaaaaagtttataaggAACAAATGGACAAAATGTTATTGCAATACGTTTTTCCTGAATTTAATAGTCCTCATGGACATATGCGTGCAAGA gCATGTTGGGTATTACACTATTTCTcggaaataaagtttaaacaaGAACAAATATTAGTTGAAGCAGTTCGATTGACGACAAATGCTCTTCTAACGGACCAAGATCTACCAGTTAAGGTAGAAGCTGCTATTGCTTTGCAGATGCTTCTTTCTGCTCAAGAAAAAGCACAAAAATATGTAGAACCTTTAATTAAGCCTATAACTCTCGAATTATTAGCTATCGTGCGAGAAACAGAAAATGATGATTTAACAACTGTTATTCAAAAGATTGTTTATACCTATTCAGAACAACTTATGCCAATTGCAGTTGAAATTTGTCAACATCtt gCTGCAACTTTTAGTCAAGTACTTGAAACAGATGAAGGCAGTGATGAAAAAGCTATTACTGCTATgggattattaaatacaatagaaaCATTACTGAGTGTAATGGAAAATCAACCACAAATTATGGCACGATTGCAACCAACAGTGCTTCAAGTTGTTGCCCATATTTTTGGAGAAAGTGTCATGG aattttatgaagAAGCTCTTTCATTAGTTTATGATCTTACGGGAAAAACAATTTCTGGAGATATGTGGAAAGTTTTAGAATTAATGTATCAATTATTCCAGAAAGATGGTTTTGAATACTTTACTGATATGATGCCTGctcttcataattatattacagttGATAGTCCTGCATTTTTATCCAATGAAAATCACATATTAGCTATGTTCAATATGTGCAAAGCT gtaTTAACAGGAGATGCTGGAGAAGATCCAGAATGTCATGCTGCTAAATTATTGGaagttataattttgcaatgtAAAGGTCATATTGATcag tgtaTACCTTCATTTGTGCAATTGGTATTAGAACGTTTAATGCGTGAAGTTAAAACATCTGAATTAAGAACAATGTGTTTGCAAGTAGTAATTGCAGCTCTTTATTATAATCCAGCACTCTGCCTTGAAACAATGGATAGATTACAAGGAAATTTTAGACAATCGACAGAACCAATTGCttcacattttattaaacaatggATACATGATACAGATTGTTTCTTagg atTACATGATAGAAAACTGTGTGTTCTTGGGTTGTGTACATTAATTAGTATGGGTCCTGCAAGACCACCAGCAGTGAATGAATGTGCTCAACAAATCATCCCATCTCTGATTTTACTTTTTGATGGATTAAAAAGAGCCTATGCAGCTAAAGCATCTGATACTGATGACGAAGAGAATGAGGAAGATGATAGCGATATCGACGAAG aagttTTATCATCTGATGAAGATGAAATTGACGATGCTAGTcaagaatatttagaaaaactaCAAGAAAAAGTGACTAGATCATCCACACAACATGGTTTTAATGTATCGACATCAATCCAAGATGGGCATGGTGATCATAGATCAGATGATGATGGAGATGATTCAGAATATGATGCCAATGAGGAAACTCCATTAGAATGTTATGCTACGCCTTTGGATTCAGATGACATGAATCAAGATGAATATGTTGTTTTTAAAGAAGTAATGCAAA atATTGAAAGAACAGATACAGTTTGGTATAGAGCATTAACTGGTCACTTAACTGCAGAACAACAAAAAGCATTACAGGAAATTATCTTGTTAGCAGATCAGCGTAAAGCAGCTCTTGAAAGTAAAAGAATTGAACAGAGTGGCG GTTACGCTTTTCATTCACAGACTGTACCTACATCGTTCAATTTTGGTGGAACGCTTTTGAGCCGATAG